In a genomic window of Cyprinus carpio isolate SPL01 chromosome A10, ASM1834038v1, whole genome shotgun sequence:
- the LOC109101355 gene encoding BRCA2-interacting transcriptional repressor EMSY-like: protein MIQQEKPLAGSMPVVWPTLLDLSRDECKRILRKLELEAYAGVISALRAQGDLTKDKKDLLGELTRVLSISTERHRAEVRRAVNDERLTTIAYHMSGPNSSSEWSIEGRRLVPLMPRLVPQTAFTVMANAVASATAHQNASLLLPADTANKEVVVCYSYTSTTSTSSSASAPSSSSAAAALKSPRPASPASNVVVLPSGSTVYVKSVSCSDEDEKPRKRRRTNSSSSSPMLLKEVPKVATPISKTITVPVSGSPKMSNLMQSIANSLPPHMSPVKITFTKPCTQTTNSTTQKVIICVCVCVCGSGGSSAAVKLSSTRLPSPKSLVSSPSQILQIPKAQQQTAVQAASPKGLQASLSSPQSSAAGAKPTIQIKQESGVKIITQQMQPSKILPKPSSAALPSSSSAPIMVVSSNGAIMTTKLVSTPTGSQASYTRPSVSPAIGARVATSPAGATYVKTTSGSIITVVPKSLATLGGKILTTNMVSGTSTKITTIPMTSKPNVIVVQKTTGKGTTIQGLPGKNVVTTLLNAGGEKTLQAVPGAKPAIITASRPITKMIVAQPKSLGAGVQPSTKIIPTKIVYGQQGKTQVLIKPKPMAFQTAVVSEQTRQLVSETLQQVSRSAEPLAGSGQDGPYTESSPAASDSTHDAQPVMHLITSRGQEWTEQEVSVEASPSIIYQDMTGESQSATSTIKALLELQQTSVKEKSDAKPRQHTIDLSQMAVPIPVTAERRQSPEPSGQSAGDTDAVTEYIPIGKVCKAVIGGDVTASSSQSQSVSCPASAKSSTAASAASGHATQQVEVCVPQVKPLQEQVVVDEGELEGDTLDPQTGLFYRSSQQHRSPPPKPAAGPPDTPTSSKRAESLTARVSVQRASASASAALVSSNPPHTPQLPKLQQAPSSHNRPNTHTQLSQPPPLQAHHPVGSSKTPGSSQLQQPIITQGASVTKITFGAHQCPPVSSSAEASVKLQPESSSSLTAPEKPSDILKISMMEAEIEPMVVDSSSDCGPLTKTPSASPLISSSKQTLAHGAFGRVKSKDLDIIQVIPQYSIMPDSSQSNVVVEPSGFLEISDYTSQRLDEEAAMEQEVDSSNDEGAAASDQSSGI from the exons atgATTCAGCAGGAGAAGCCGTTGGCGGGCAGCATGCCGGTGGTTTGGCCCACGCTGCTCGACCTCAGCAGAGATGAGTGCAAACGAATCCTGCGCAAACTGG agcTGGAAGCGTACGCCGGTGTGATCAGTGCTCTGCGTGCTCAAGGAGATCTCACCAAAGACAAGAAGGATCTGCTGGGAGAACTCACTCGAGTGCTGAG tATCTCGACGGAGCGTCATCGAGCGGAGGTGCGCAGAGCCGTGAATGACGAGCGCCTGACCACCATCGCGTATCA CATGTCGGGGCCCAACAGCTCGTCGGAGTGGTCCATCGAGGGCCGGCGGCTGGTTCCTCTCATGCCCAGACTGGTTCCTCAGACGGCCTTCACTGTGATGGCCAACGCAGTGGCCAGTGCGACCGCGCACCAGAACGCCTCGCTGCTGCTGCCCGCCGACACCGCCAACAAAGAAG tggtGGTGTGTTACTCGTACACCAGCACCACCTCCACCTCGTCCAGTGCATCAGCTCCCAGCAGCAGCAGTGCAGCAGCAGCCCTTAAATCCCCTCGACCCGCCAGCCCTGCCTCCAACGTGGTGGTGCTGCCCAGCGGGAGTACAGTCTACGTCAAGA GCGTGAGCTGCTCCGATGAGGACGAGAAACCCCGAAAGAGGCGGAGAACCAACTCGTCTAGCTCCTCCCCCATGCTGCTGAAGGAGGTGCCTAAAGTGGCCACGCCCATTTCCAAAACCATCACAGTTCCGGTGAGCGGCAGCCCGAAGATGAGCAACCTGATGCAGAGCATCGCCAACTCTCTGCCGCCGCACATGTCTCCGGTGAAGATCACCTTCACCAAACCCTGCACCCAGACCACCAACAGCACCACGCAGAAG GTGATAATC tgtgtgtgtgtgtgtgtgtgtggttcaggcgGCTCCTCCGCGGCGGTGAAGCTGTCCTCCACTCGTCTGCCGTCTCCCAAGTCTCTGGTCAGCTCTCCGTCTCAGATCCTGCAGATTCCTAAAGCGCAGCAGCAGACGGCGGTTCAGGCTGCGTCTCCTAAAGGCCTGCAGGCCTCCCTCTCGTCTCCTCAGAGCTCTGCCGCCGGAGCCAAACCCACCATTCAGATCAAACAGGAGTCTG gagtgaAGATCATCACGCAGCAGATGCAGCCCAGTAAGATCTTACCCAAACCCTCCAGCGCCGCGCTGCCCAGCAGTAGCTCCGCCCCCATCATGGTGGTCAGCAGCAACGGCGCCATCATGACCACCAAACTAGTGTCCACTCCCACAG GCTCTCAGGCGTCGTACACGCGTCCCTCCGTCAGTCCAGCGATCGGTGCGCGAGTGGCCACGTCTCCCGCCGGAGCCACGTACGTCAAGACCACCAGCGGCAGCATCATCACCGTCGTGCCCAAGTCTCTGGCCACGCTGGGGGGGAAGATCCTCACCACCAACATGGTGTCGG gaacCAGCACCAAGATCACCACCATCCCCATGACCTCCAAACCCAACGTCATCGTGGTGCAGAAGACCACCGGCAAAGGGACGACCATCCAGGGTCTGCCAGGGAAGAACGTGGTGACCACGCTGCTGAACGCCGGG ggagaGAAGACCCTGCAGGCCGTGCCCGGAGCCAAGCCTGCCATCATCACCGCGTCGCGGCCCATCACCAAAATGATCGTAGCGCAGCCCAAGAGCCTCGGTGCGGGCGTCCAGCCGTCCACCAAAATCATCCCCACCAAGATCGTGTACGGACAGCAGGGCAAAACACAg GTCCTCATCAAGCCCAAGCCCATGGCGTTTCAGACGGCGGTGGTCAGTGAACAGACCCGTCAGCTGGTCAGCGAGACGCTGCAGCAGGTCTCCCGCAGCGCAGAACCCCTCGCCGGCTCCGGTCAGGATGGCCCGTATACCGAGAGCAGCCCGGCGGCGTCAGACAGCACTCACG ACGCTCAGCCGGTGATGCACCTCATCACCTCCAGGGGGCAGGAGTGGACGGAGCAGGAGGTGTCTGTGGAGGCCAGTCCCAGCATCATCTACCAGGACATGACCGGAGAGTCTCAGTCGGCCACGTCCACCATCAAAGCCCTGCTGGAGCTGCAGCAGaccagcg TGAAGGAGAAGAGCGACGCCAAACCACGGCAGCACACTATCGACCTGAGTCAGATGGCAGTGCCGATCCCGGTGACGGCGGAGCGGAGACAGTCCCCGGAGCCGTCGGGTCAGAGCGCCGGAGACACGGACGCCGTCACCGAGTACATCCCCATCG GTAAAGTGTGTAAGGCTGTGATCGGAGGAGACGTCACTGCGTCCAGCAGCCAGAGTCAGTCAGTGTCCTGTCCGGCGTCAGCCAAGAGCAGCACCGCCGCATCCGCAGCATCCGGACACGCCACGCAACAG gtggaggTGTGTGTGCCGCAGGTGAAGCCGCTGCAGGAGCAGGTGGTGGTGGATGAGGGTGAGTTAGAGGGAGACACTCTGGATCCTCAGACAGGTTTGTTCTACCGCTCGTCTCAGCAGCACCGCAGTCCTCCACCCAAACCTGCAGCCGGCCCGCCTGACACGCCCACTTCCTCTAAGAGGGCGGAGTCACTGACAGCCCGAGTCTCCGTACAGAGAGCGTCTGCGTCTGCGTCTGCGGCCCTCGTCTCCTCGAACCCTCCACACACACCGCAGCTGCCCAAACTGCAGCAGGCGCCCTCCTCACACAACCGGcccaacacacacacgcagctgTCGCAGCCGCCGCCGCTGCAGGCGCATCACCCCGTGGGCTCCAGCAAGACGCCCGGCAGCAGCCAG CTGCAGCAGCCGATCATCACGCAGGGAGCGTCCGTCACCAAGATCACGTTCGGCGCTCACCAGTGTCCCCCGGTGTCCAGCAGCGCCGAGGCGTCCGTCAAGCTCCAGCCGGAGTCCAGCTCCAGCCTGACAGCCCCAGAGAAGCCCTCCGACATCCTGAAGATCTCCATGATGGAGGCGGAGATCGAGCCCATGGTGGTGGACTCGTCCAGTGACTGCGGCCCGCTGACCAAGACCCCGAGCGCCTCGCCGCTCATCAGCAGCTCCAAACAGACGCTCGCTCACGGAGCCTTCGGCCGCGTCAAGAGCAAAGACCTGGACATCATACAG GTGATCCCGCAGTACTCCATCATGCCCGACTCCAGCCAATCAAACGTGGTGGTGGAGCCCAGCGGCTTCCTGGAGATCAGCGACTACACCAGCCAGCGTCTGGACGAGGAGGCCGCCATGGAACAGGAAGTGGACAGCAGCAACGACGAGGGGGCGGCGGCCAGCGACCAATCGAGTGGCATTTGA